The following coding sequences lie in one Allochromatium vinosum DSM 180 genomic window:
- the bioH gene encoding pimeloyl-ACP methyl ester esterase BioH: MSNQSAPPHTPTPETTADLVLLHGWGMNSAIWNGVPEPTWNGLTQHRIDLPGHGDSPFPTGRDDLWGWAEACLDAAPERAVWVGWSLGGLIALAAALHAPKRVAGLILLTATPRFTQATDWTPAMPEATLAQFHDGLLADPSGTLNRFLALQTRGSDTARETLRTLKQELAARPEPKPAALALGLDLLREEDLRPQLPDIRCPTLWLFGQHDTLVPARVAERIELLMPEARVETIAGAAHAPHISHPHETGRAIRTFLDAL; the protein is encoded by the coding sequence ATGTCGAACCAATCCGCCCCCCCGCACACTCCAACCCCTGAAACCACCGCCGACCTGGTCCTCCTCCACGGCTGGGGCATGAACTCGGCCATCTGGAACGGCGTCCCCGAGCCGACCTGGAACGGCCTGACCCAACACCGCATCGACCTGCCCGGACATGGCGACAGCCCCTTCCCCACCGGCCGCGACGACCTCTGGGGCTGGGCCGAAGCCTGCCTGGACGCCGCCCCCGAACGCGCCGTCTGGGTCGGCTGGTCGCTGGGCGGACTCATCGCCCTGGCCGCCGCCCTGCACGCGCCCAAGCGCGTCGCCGGACTGATCCTCCTGACCGCCACCCCGCGCTTCACCCAGGCGACCGACTGGACGCCCGCCATGCCCGAAGCGACCCTGGCCCAGTTCCACGACGGCCTGCTCGCCGACCCGAGCGGCACCCTGAACCGCTTCCTGGCCCTGCAAACGCGCGGCAGCGACACCGCGCGCGAGACACTCCGCACCCTCAAACAGGAACTGGCCGCACGTCCCGAACCCAAGCCCGCCGCGCTCGCCCTGGGCCTGGATCTGCTGCGCGAGGAAGACCTGCGCCCCCAGCTCCCCGACATCCGCTGCCCGACGCTCTGGCTCTTCGGCCAACACGACACCCTGGTCCCGGCACGGGTCGCCGAACGCATCGAACTGCTGATGCCCGAAGCGCGGGTCGAGACCATCGCGGGCGCGGCCCATGCGCCCCACATCTCGCACCCCCACGAAACCGGTCGGGCCATCCGCACCTTTCTGGACGCCCTTTGA
- the bioF gene encoding 8-amino-7-oxononanoate synthase, whose translation MERPPSSRTNPETELRPRLDALKAQSLYRRRRLQDSPQQPQARVDGRPMLSFCGNDYLGLANHPEVIAALRDGAERWGVGSGAAHLVNGHSRAHQALEEALAAFTGRPRALLFSTGYMANLGVISALAGRTDTVFEDRLNHASLLDGALLSRARLRRYPHADAQALKRLIDSDPARLIVTDGVFSMDGDLAPLPELATIARDSGAWLMVDDAHGLGVLGHEGRGSLDHFGLGPEDVPILMGTLGKAFGTFGAFVAGSEELIETLIQSARSYIYTTATPPALAEATLASLAITRREHWRRERLTEWIERFRTGATRIGLNLMDSPTPIQPILAGSAEQALAWSAALEAAGLLVTAIRPPTVPEGTARLRITLSAAHTADDIDRLLAALARLPT comes from the coding sequence ATGGAGCGACCGCCGTCCAGCCGCACCAACCCCGAGACCGAACTGCGCCCGCGACTCGACGCGCTCAAGGCGCAGTCGCTCTATCGCCGCCGCCGACTCCAGGACAGCCCGCAGCAGCCCCAGGCGCGGGTCGACGGCCGACCGATGCTGAGCTTTTGCGGCAACGACTATCTGGGTCTGGCCAATCACCCCGAGGTGATCGCCGCCCTGCGCGACGGGGCCGAACGCTGGGGCGTGGGCAGCGGCGCGGCGCATCTGGTCAACGGCCACAGCCGCGCGCATCAGGCACTGGAAGAGGCGCTGGCCGCGTTCACCGGCCGCCCGCGCGCCCTGCTGTTCTCGACCGGCTACATGGCCAACCTGGGCGTCATCAGCGCCCTGGCCGGACGGACCGACACGGTGTTCGAGGACCGGCTCAATCACGCCTCACTGCTCGACGGCGCCCTGCTGTCACGCGCCCGACTGCGCCGCTATCCGCACGCCGACGCCCAGGCACTCAAACGCCTGATCGACAGCGACCCCGCGCGGCTCATCGTCACCGACGGCGTCTTCAGCATGGACGGCGATCTGGCTCCATTGCCTGAACTCGCCACCATCGCGCGCGACTCCGGCGCCTGGCTGATGGTCGACGACGCGCACGGATTGGGCGTGCTGGGACACGAAGGACGTGGCTCACTGGATCACTTCGGACTCGGCCCCGAAGACGTCCCCATCCTGATGGGCACGCTCGGCAAGGCGTTCGGCACCTTCGGCGCTTTCGTCGCCGGCTCCGAGGAACTGATCGAGACCCTGATCCAGAGCGCACGCAGTTACATCTACACCACGGCCACCCCACCGGCACTGGCCGAAGCCACGCTCGCCAGCCTCGCCATCACCCGACGCGAACACTGGCGGCGCGAACGGCTCACCGAGTGGATCGAGCGCTTTCGTACCGGAGCGACCCGAATCGGACTGAACCTGATGGACTCGCCCACACCCATCCAGCCGATCCTGGCCGGCAGCGCCGAACAGGCACTGGCCTGGAGCGCCGCGCTCGAAGCCGCCGGCCTCCTGGTCACAGCCATTCGCCCCCCAACGGTTCCCGAAGGCACGGCGCGGCTGCGTATCACACTCTCAGCCGCGCACACTGCCGACGACATCGACCGACTGCTCGCGGCCCTGGCCAGACTACCGACCTGA
- the bioB gene encoding biotin synthase BioB → MSQIHTTAFQSPPALRHDWSLDEIEAILDQPFNDLLFTAQSVHRAHFDPNTIQVSTLLSIKTGACPEDCGYCGQSARHATDVEPERILPLDTVLEAARTAKSQGATRFCMGAAWRNPTDRHLEQVIAMVEGIHALGLETCVTLGMLTAEQARRLKDAGLDYYNHNLDTSPEFYGQVISTRTYQDRLDTLEHIRAVGLKTCSGGILGMGESRRDRASMLRQLTNLPAHPESVPINLLVQVEGTPLFGVDALDPFEFVRVVAAARIIMPRSHVRLSAGRSEMSDELQALCFLAGANSIFYGERLLTAPNAESDRDRRLFERLGLAFEQVEAERTEPGACHKTTEHKIRL, encoded by the coding sequence ATGTCACAGATTCATACCACCGCCTTCCAGTCGCCGCCCGCACTCCGTCACGATTGGTCTCTCGACGAGATCGAAGCGATCCTCGATCAGCCGTTCAACGATCTGCTGTTCACGGCTCAGAGCGTCCACCGCGCCCACTTCGATCCCAATACCATTCAGGTCAGCACGCTGCTGAGCATCAAGACCGGCGCCTGCCCCGAGGATTGCGGCTATTGCGGCCAGAGCGCGCGCCATGCAACGGACGTCGAACCCGAGCGCATCCTGCCGCTCGACACCGTGCTGGAGGCGGCGCGCACCGCCAAGTCCCAGGGCGCGACCCGCTTCTGCATGGGCGCGGCCTGGCGCAACCCGACCGACCGCCATCTCGAACAGGTGATCGCCATGGTCGAGGGCATCCACGCGCTCGGGCTGGAAACCTGCGTCACCCTCGGCATGCTGACCGCCGAACAGGCACGCCGGCTCAAGGACGCCGGACTCGACTATTACAACCACAACCTCGACACCTCGCCCGAATTCTACGGTCAGGTCATCAGCACCCGCACCTATCAGGATCGGCTCGACACCCTGGAACACATCCGCGCGGTCGGACTCAAGACCTGTAGCGGCGGCATCCTCGGCATGGGCGAATCGCGCCGCGACCGCGCCTCCATGCTGCGCCAGCTCACCAATCTGCCGGCGCATCCCGAATCCGTCCCCATCAATCTGCTGGTCCAGGTCGAGGGCACGCCGCTGTTCGGCGTCGACGCGCTCGATCCCTTCGAGTTCGTGCGCGTGGTCGCGGCGGCGCGGATCATCATGCCGCGTTCGCATGTGCGCCTCTCGGCCGGACGCAGTGAGATGAGCGACGAGTTGCAGGCGCTCTGCTTCCTGGCCGGCGCCAACTCGATCTTCTACGGCGAGCGGCTGCTGACCGCGCCCAATGCCGAGTCCGACCGCGACCGGCGGCTGTTCGAGCGTCTCGGACTGGCTTTCGAGCAGGTCGAGGCCGAACGCACCGAGCCGGGCGCCTGCCACAAGACCACCGAGCACAAGATCCGGCTCTGA
- a CDS encoding ComF family protein codes for MWKLGFGGDRSLLDSLFPPTCLLCGAPGEQGRDLCAGCALDLPYNLRACARCARPFLVPLPDGAICGDCERRPPPFDACLTAFRYEGAVPFLITGAKFRGRLNAARLLGQCLAEQARESADDWPEALVPVPLHPRRQRTRGYNQALEIARVTGRALSLPVEPRLVARTRATPPQTELTARARRRNIRGAFKAVEALTGRHLAIVDDVMTTGGTVSELSQVLIDAGAVRVDVWAVARTL; via the coding sequence GTGTGGAAACTCGGTTTTGGGGGCGATCGCAGTCTGCTCGACAGCCTGTTCCCGCCGACCTGTCTGCTCTGCGGCGCGCCCGGCGAGCAGGGCCGCGATCTCTGCGCCGGCTGCGCGCTGGATCTGCCCTACAATCTCCGTGCCTGCGCCCGGTGCGCGCGTCCCTTTCTGGTTCCACTGCCGGACGGGGCGATCTGCGGCGATTGCGAGCGCCGCCCGCCGCCGTTCGACGCCTGCCTGACGGCCTTTCGCTACGAGGGGGCGGTGCCCTTTCTGATCACGGGCGCCAAGTTCCGTGGGCGGCTCAACGCCGCGCGGCTGCTGGGTCAGTGTCTGGCCGAGCAGGCGCGCGAGTCGGCGGACGACTGGCCCGAGGCGCTGGTCCCTGTGCCGCTGCATCCGCGACGCCAGCGCACGCGCGGCTACAACCAGGCGCTGGAGATCGCGCGTGTCACAGGCCGCGCGCTGTCCCTTCCGGTCGAACCGCGTCTCGTCGCCCGCACCCGCGCCACGCCGCCCCAGACCGAACTGACGGCACGCGCCCGGCGGCGCAACATCCGGGGCGCCTTCAAGGCGGTTGAAGCTCTCACGGGGCGGCATCTGGCCATCGTCGATGATGTGATGACGACCGGCGGCACGGTCTCCGAACTGAGTCAGGTGTTGATCGACGCCGGTGCCGTGCGGGTCGATGTCTGGGCCGTGGCGCGGACGCTCTAA
- a CDS encoding RHS repeat domain-containing protein, translated as MAYSYDTLGRLTKAGYANGVVITYSYDAAGNRASMAVTGGSAAASMVAAADARVPDTLLATASPVAAPPVAIDLDAGGEDPGLYGWNDLSDTPEQTVSALFTGDGLDRLLHVQGYAIDSSETVGLWLNGTLLGYLSSAADGLWSTPSLWLLPATLQQPGDNLIELRARTPDVVWGVTRLALAAFGSAWGNQEGLPAGDLTHPEGIELHLFSADPQAEAGRLLELAGWDIGHDDEVAITLNGAPLVDLPAGAAGAWGATYHLWLEPAALSAGDNRLLISEQYGPLEPWGVRFERVLAGQASLGTGLPDQTPADQRPDGIRLLLPAAATQTLQALRFFDVTRDQDLSLRLDSLRQTPIAVTGAQTWGAA; from the coding sequence GTGGCCTACAGCTACGATACCCTCGGACGGCTGACCAAGGCCGGCTACGCCAACGGGGTGGTCATCACCTATAGCTACGATGCGGCGGGCAATCGTGCCTCCATGGCGGTCACGGGAGGCAGCGCCGCGGCGAGCATGGTCGCGGCGGCCGACGCGCGCGTCCCCGACACCCTGCTCGCCACCGCGAGTCCTGTGGCCGCGCCGCCCGTCGCCATCGACCTCGATGCAGGCGGCGAAGACCCCGGCCTCTACGGCTGGAACGACCTCAGCGACACCCCCGAGCAAACGGTGAGCGCGCTCTTCACGGGCGATGGCCTCGACCGGCTGCTCCATGTCCAGGGCTACGCGATCGACTCGTCGGAGACGGTGGGTCTGTGGCTCAACGGCACCCTGCTCGGATACCTGAGTTCGGCCGCCGATGGCCTGTGGAGCACGCCGAGCCTCTGGCTGTTGCCGGCCACGCTGCAACAGCCTGGGGACAACCTGATCGAGCTACGGGCCAGGACCCCGGACGTCGTCTGGGGCGTCACGCGGCTCGCCCTCGCCGCCTTCGGAAGCGCCTGGGGCAACCAGGAAGGACTCCCGGCGGGCGACCTGACCCACCCCGAGGGGATCGAGCTGCATCTCTTCAGCGCGGATCCTCAGGCGGAGGCCGGACGGCTGCTCGAGCTGGCGGGCTGGGACATCGGCCACGACGACGAAGTCGCCATCACGCTCAACGGTGCGCCGCTGGTCGACCTCCCCGCCGGCGCTGCCGGCGCCTGGGGGGCCACCTACCACCTCTGGCTCGAGCCCGCCGCACTGAGCGCTGGTGACAACCGGCTGCTGATCAGCGAGCAATACGGCCCGCTCGAGCCCTGGGGCGTGCGCTTCGAGCGCGTGCTGGCAGGCCAGGCGAGCCTTGGCACGGGGCTCCCCGATCAGACGCCCGCCGATCAGCGCCCCGACGGTATTCGGTTGCTGTTGCCCGCAGCGGCGACACAGACCTTGCAGGCTCTGCGTTTCTTCGATGTGACGCGCGACCAGGATCTCAGCCTGCGCCTCGATAGCCTCCGGCAGACGCCGATCGCCGTCACCGGCGCCCAGACCTGGGGGGCGGCGTAG